Below is a genomic region from Henckelia pumila isolate YLH828 chromosome 3, ASM3356847v2, whole genome shotgun sequence.
TGAATAAGTTCCAGCTCACAGAGGACCTGGATTCTGTGTACGCCTTCTTTTTGATTGATCTTTTCGTTAATTTCCGTTGCTTATTTGATTTGGAGTTGAAAGTTCATTTCTTGATCTGCAATCTGCATGGGGAATAGGAAGTTGGTAACTTGTTGATCGTTTGTATTAGTTGATAATCGGTGCGAATTTATCAGTTTAAGCTTACTGTCACAAGTTACATAGTGTAGGATTTACACTGTATGTGTGTGAAACCGTGagtttgattatttgaatggTGATTCACTTTTTCtacatgtttgattattttctatTAAACTTTACAACAGTGATTGTTATTTCTTAGAAGTTAATTCACCATAAATTTGCTCTTTTTTTTCCTCCTTCCGTGTCTTAAATAATGCAGGTTCCCAAAGGGGGTCCCATGGGTGAGGTATCATGGTAAATATAAAGATTTGAGCATCAGCATTGTTTGCCCTGGAAAAGACAACACATTGGGTCTGTACTCTGTTTCTTTTCTTGATGTAGCTTTTGATCACGTTAGTGTATATTTCTTGTGTAATTTTCCTCTTTCTATGGAATGTGTACTGGTACTAAAGATTTTCGGCTGATACTACTCATGAATTTTCTGTTACTGAGCTCATGAGCTATTTCTTTTCAGGTGTTGATGGTGTAGGCACCGTGTCTGCATCCCTTCTGACTTATGCTTCAGTTCAAGCATTGCAGCCAGACATTATAATAAATGCAGGCACTGCTGGAGGGTTCAAGGTATTTGAGATAAACATTTTATGGTTCTCCTTGTTCCAAATTTCAATATTTGTAATATTTGAACCTCACTTTTGACTTTATCAGGATTGGTCAGCTGCTGCTGATATTTTTTACGCTCCACTTATATCTGTAGTTGGGTGTACATGAGAGTGTCTTCTCTCCAGTTTCTTTATCTTTATATACCTTTCGAATCACTGATTCTGTGCTTTCTGAgtaaaaatttatttctgatCCTCGGAAATTTAACTACATTTTCAATTGAGGAATATAATCATCTTGCTTGATCAAACTTTGTACTCGTCTTTTGCTTTTCTTTGACATAGATTTGTACTACGTAAAGTAGCAGTTAAATTGTTGTTTCAGAACTTAGATCTGTATGTTTCTGAAGCGGAAAGGGAAACTCAGACGTGCTCTCTGTGTAGAGAGCACGTAAGAAATTACTCACAATATAATTTTAGAGAGCAGGTAATGAATTACTCTCAACATAATTTTGCATTGATATCTAGAATTTACCAGGCAAAAGGTGCTTGCATAGGAGATGTATTTCTTATTTCGGATGTCGCATTCCATGACAGAAGAATTCCCATCCCTGTAAGTTCTCTGCATTCATATTTTCCtcatttttttgtcatttatttATATGAACATGATGAAAGAAGGTCCTCCTCTTTGGAGATAGGGTGATTATTTCCCGAACTGGTTACTTCACTTGTCCATGTATCAGAATGTTTCGATTCTAATTCCTACACACTTGTGGAAATGTTTGGTGCTTCACCTTAATGATTTCAGTGTCATGCTTTCCCAAAATGATATTAAACCTCTAAAGTTTTTGGTCTATGCTACATGCTGCATACATGCGTGACTAAAGGGGTGTGTGTAATGGAATTAAGACAAACCACTTCACTGTTGACTTTGAGATTAATATTTCATATAATTGCTTTGGTGCCAATGCCAATTAATTTCCACATACCGAACTGTATAATTGGAACAGTGTGGAGCAAGGTGTCCTTTGTTAAACAGGAGGTAGTGCTCTTTTATTAAACTAAACCTCAGAGAAAGTGGATGTaaattcttttttatttattgctcACTTTCTCAATCTTTGGGGATGGAAGTCAATAAGACCTTTACCTCATGATCAATGATATAATGCATTGCTGGTGTTTTCTGGTTGCAAACATGCAACAGTAGTTTATGGACAGTGTGTTTCCCGAATGAAGAAGTTTAATTTTTGCATCAGATCTTCACGAGCCTTCTTTTTTGCCTCCAGGTGTTTGATCTGTATGGTGTCGGCTCTCGTCAAGCATTCTACACCCCCAACCTTGCCAAGGAGCTGAACTTGAAGGTTAGTTACTTGCAGAGCTCATTTGATGATCATTTTgaaccttaaaatttttttcctcATTTCTTTTCAAAGTTCCTTTATCAGAAGTCTCAGAACTATAAATGTCATAGTCTCTGATTAGATCGGTAATTTTTCTCTTTGACATGTCTCTGCAATGCttgaactttattttttttattcaactgTAAAATATCTTATGGGCTTGAGTTTTCAATCTAATGGAGTAGCAGATCTTTCCTTGCATGTTCGATGGTTCTTTGACAATGACTAAGTCGATGGTATCTATTTGTGTTTCCAATATTGTATGAGTGTTCACAGGAATTGAGATTTGGTTTCTAGTTTTTGTTTTCTGAATTAATCTTTGCATGTACGAAATTTAGAAGATGCAGTGTAGACAGTAAAGTTTCCCCTAAATGGTCTTCTCTAATCAACTATGAATATATTGCTTGATAGGCGCATACCGTGTCTTGTCACCAATGATATTTATATGAAAGGAAATAACATTTCGGCAGATAAAATAGCATCTTTTATGTGTTTCAGGTTGGCAAATTGTCTACTGGTGATTCTTTGGATATGTCCGCAGCGGATGAAGCAGCAATCCTTGCAAATGATGCAACTGTGAAAGATATGGAGGTTGGCATAACGTTTTGAGCTTATCATGTCGCTTGATGTAACGTAATAAAGAATGTTCTGCAAATGCAGTTGTTGCATGCCAGAAGTTAATTGAATCACATCTGTAGCAATTGAATCTACTAGCTCTCACCTCAGCCTTGCTCAGTTTATTTTCACAAATTTTCTCTAGGACATTATTGATTCACATCCTTCCACTTGAATTTTGTCATAAATAGAATtgtatttattttgaaattaaaagaaATGAAACTTCCTGTTTTGTCAGAATATTAGCGGAAATAGTATACAATAAATGATGCTTTAACATCAATCTTGTTGCCAGAGAATCGATATGAAATTCATTTTTTGGTTGGTCCGGAGTGAATTTAGGGACGTTTTTACAAGAAGAATAAATTCCTTGTAGACAACATGGTACATTAGATGCACAATAGACTTCTTTATGCCCAAACCCATTGATGCAAAGGACGTCATAGTTGATTTGTCTTGCATATTCAGGGAGCTGCTGTTGCTTATGTAGCGGATCTTCTGAAAGTGCCTGTAATATTCTTAAAGGCTGTGACTGATATCATTGACGGCGACAAGCCAACAGCTGAGGAATTCTTGCAAAATTTGGCGGCAGTAACCCTGGCACTCGATCAAACAGTCACCCAAGTCGTGGACTTCATCAACGGCAAGAGTTTCTCAGAAATTTGATCATATCATTTGGAGCATATAAATGTTGTTTGTAATATAATGATATCATTTTCTATGCTACTCTATTCCATTAGCTTATGGTATGTATCTAGAAGGTTAAAGCATGCGTACGTTTTGTTTCTGTAATTGTTGCATAAATTTTGTACCTGCTTGCCCTTTCCAACTTTAGTTTGAAACTCTAAAGAATGGGAAAAGATCTTTAGTTATGTCTGATGTTTCAACTAATTGTCCGAATTATCCGTAATCGAAAAATATCTGATACGAAACATGATCCTTGGCTTAACTGGGATTTCCATCATTGTGACTCCATAACTGCATCTTTTactatttttaataatataatttttattattaattttttaagtcTCTTTCCAAGAAATAATTGCCAATTCAGGAATTTATGAACTAAGTTTCGAGTATAATAACCGAGGCAGATGACAAATATATCGAGTGGACCATTAATTAGCCATGAATTAGCCCTTGAAAATGCTCAAGCTAAGATACGAAATACAAATCTCAAATCTCAAAAAAGCTAAGGTTTCACTTGAATGAAAGTATTTCAaatcaataaatttaaaatgcatttttgttgtttaaAAAAGTAACACCGCAAACATCAAatctatttttttatgtttatatggtaATTCACGGTAGTTAGGATATATTTTGAGTTCATCTAATAAAATGATGAATTGGAATCATTTTTAATCCATCTAAGtaatgtgtaaataattaaattatgaatttgagatttctCAATGTTTCATGGTtaacactaaaattataatcgaaattCATAAGATTAAGTGCAAAAATGGGACGGAGGTATAAATTTTTTCCCCGTTAGTTACCGACAAAGTTCAAGAAAAGATGGTGATCATTGATTTAGAATTCAAGTGTTTCTTACAGAAAAATCCATCTAAACCAAACTACGGCACATGCAATGGCTCCAACACAGTTTCTGGCAGAATCGACCTCGACACCCCGACATATCTACCCACCATATTTTAACACCCAAGTATCAACCATGAGGCGTGCACCAAAACAACTGAATTAGTCTGGCAAATGTTGACTACACGACCCCGGAAGGAAGGTGCAAGAGAAGCTGCCCTCCCAAAGCGCTGCAAAATAACAAAATCGAGCACGATGAAACGATGCTAAAGacacacatacacacaaaaTGCAATATACAAGGGCAGAAGGCTGCACACCTCTTAACATAGTAGTAACAAAAATCGGCCAAGATGAAAGTTTGAACGACTTCTGAGATAAGAACCATTGAAGGCCATAGTCCATAACCTAATGCCACGAGCAGGTGACCACGACTGTCCAAGACCTGGAAAAGACAAATGGGAAATATTGATGGCAATGCTACAGCTAGATGACCAGATGTACTTCATCTTATTAATCCGAAAAGTTACCTTACAAATTGGATACTAGGATTCAATTCGGTGTATCTTAACAAGAGGAAAGGTATGTAACTTTAACTACCATAACAGGGGTGACATATTATGATAATTATGTAGACGATTTATGATTAAAACAATACTTATTGTTGATGATATAAGCATATAATTTCAACCAACCTATTTCCATATCAGGATCACAAGTGACAAGACCACTGAACACTGTTGTTCTGAAAATCTTAAAATGGATATGATATATTGATATCTACATATTCGGTGACTATGATTATGCTCATGCACCCATCGAGCATCTTCAAAACTCTCTTAAAAGTTAAGATCAATGATGGAATTTTAGAATATTGATTAGGTAATGGATGGTCTAGAGAATTCTTAAAACAATTGTTTGTGGCAAAGTTTGTGAATCAAACCTGGAGAACCCAATGAGCACAGCTCAGAAACCTTGCAACACCCAGTGCAAACACATAATGTGCGGTGAATGGTTCCACAATCTGGCATTGAGAAGTTACAATGTTATACAAGAACATGCACAACAAATAGTGAAATTTAAGGCAGCAACATAAACTATCGTGCATATAACACGGCAACATTCAAGTTAAATCAACCTTAGTGTTTTGCATTACGCGAAGTTGGGGTAGCACAGAAACAGCTTCCAGGTAGACACAGAAAGCCCAAGCAATCCTGTTGGCGAAGAGATGCGAAGTAGAGGGGTGTACTACTAAAGCTAAGACTGCACAAGGAAGCAACTGCAAAGACATATGGGCTGTTAAAAATCAACTTCAATTCTGATTTCCGTGTTCAACTCATGGATGTTAGAATTCACAGAACGTATTTCGGAAGATTCAataattgtgtgtgtgtaaatatgtatatatatatatatatatgtaaatatatataatttgatcaTGATTAGGTTACAGCAAAGAAAAATTTCCCACCACATCTATCATAAATATTTTAGCTATATATAAAGTGGTCAAGACTCGAGATTCTATTCAAAATTAAGTGAGGCCAATACAATTCAGCCATTTTAACGTTCAACAGTGTCATGAACGTAGACCTTTATGATTGAACTACTTAATTCTTGTGCTTGATAGcattatttcttcaataaaattTCTACTAAATTAAAACTCAATGACAGCCAACAGTCTTGGGCTTTGACTTTCAAGTAACTCTTGATCATGGTGTACTAATTTCCATAAAACTGAGACACAAGATCAAAGCCGTGGAAGAAAAGGAATAAGAAAAGGATGACATCATTCACACGTAAAACTCACCACATAATACAGAGCTAAATTGTCTTTCTGCTCCATGTAACTGGACTTTAGTTTAAAACGAATCATATAAATAACCCACAAGGTTGTGGCTAGTGTAGCCAAGTCAAGCACCGTGTGTATATCATATTCCATGACAAAACTGCAATACAATCTAACAGCCAAAAATATAGCTGTTAGCTCCTGAGATTTGAGTGAAATCCCTGCCACAATTTCAACAAAAACTAGACACCATGAGTATAAGGGAGAGACACAAAAAGCAAATCAAAGAGAATAATTGAAATGGACATTACATTTTTGTGGTAAAAAAAGATCATAAATAGCAACAATACAAGGCCTCTAAATATTAAGATAGTGATTTTTAAGAATTGCAGCCTTCACTTTCCTTAATATTTAAAATCCCAATTTATAGAGAAATAGGGGATGCAACAGAAATTAGTGCTTATTTCCTCCTTGAAGTTGAACGGCGCTTGTTAGCACACAACTAGCCCCCAATACAATACCTTTTCTAGTAAAAGGGGGCAAAAGGGATTAAAAGTGCACTTTGTCCTTCACAAACGAAAATACCAAAAAATGAATGGAAAAACTGACAAGATTCAGAAGAAAACCGAAACCCATCCATAACGTTCAGCTGTACTCGAATTACAGATACCATAAATATAATGAAAACATAATCATCCCTCATCAGTTAAGTCCCAAACTTTTTCACCCCTCGATCAATCCCACCAAATTAAATCCTAAAAACAACGATTCCCACACCAACAAACACATAAATCACAAAAAAACCCATTACCAGCGCAAGTCTTCTCCTTCATAAGTTTATAAATAAGAACCAAGATTCCAATCGAGTGAACCGCCTCAGCAGCTACGAAGAGGTTATCGTGATCATGAACAATTGCACGAAGGAGAACAAGCGCCACCATGCCGCTAACAACGGCGAGAAATGCCTTGACCTTGGGAGGCTGCCGCCGCACCCAAGACGACACCGCTTTGATCGGCCTTCTCGTTGGCTTCATCTTCCCTGTGTGTGTGTGCGCTTTTCGTTGGCTGTCTAATATATAATGTAGAAATTCAAAGGAAACCTTTTCGTTTGAcggaaaaacttttttcttCAATGGAAAGTCTGTGAAAACCTGCGAGGAATAAATAATTAAGGAAATGTGGTCtgcttccattttttttttattttattggttaAAATATCCGATTAAAATTGGGAacttttttgagaaaaaaacatAATCTCCCTTTTAATAGGTAAAAAAATATTCCAAGTTGAAATAATTCTCCCGTTAAGTATTGTATAAAAaggtatttaatttttttaaaaaaaaatccagaGAGAATAATAGtgattttttttgagaaaaatatgattattaaGTAAATAtccaatatattattttattataatacaAAAATGTGGATTACTTAATCTAactttattcaaaaaaaaaatgtggatAATGTAGTATAGATTATGATATCGTACGTTTGTACTAAGTTCACCATCTACTAGTAAAGCTAATAAATTACTGGCGAAGACCTAATATTTTCAGGTCGATAGACTAATCACTAATGTGATAAAACAGCATTTAAAAGGCTATGAATTGGTTGTATTAAGTGGTTGTTTGACTTAAGTTATTAGGTTTTATTTTATCAATAAATTGttaaaatttttggatgtaATATGATGATAACAACTGTTAAACGAGGGGCAAAATAGTTCAAGGCAGCGTTTgaaaatgtttaaaaaattattgtgaATCACTACTAAGAATGGAGctgaagtaaaaaaaaaaaaaaaaaaaaaaaacattttgacTTGAAAAAATATGATAAATGTTCCCTAAGAAAATAGAAATTATCCCTTCATGCTACAAATTCGTTAATTATCTTACCAAAAGCTAAACTTCAAACATGGGATCCACATTTGGCTCCAGTAAAGCGAAGCTTCACTCGTTGACAAAATGGGAGCTAATGAATAAACCGGAGACGAATTGGTTTCAAGTTCAAGTAGTCCACGAGGCCGATCTTTTCAAGACTGGCTGCTTCAGATGTTTGTCCTCCTCAAGCGCGATCATACCCAGATGAGATGGATCTTCAATCATCATTTTTGCAACCAAATAGCCGGCGATGGACCATGTTTGGTATTTTCGAGCCTGCTTTCCAATGTATCTGCCATGCTTTCCATCATAGTATTCTGGCCAACCATCTTTTGATAGCCTGGATTCAACACGTTCAATGGCACGTCTTGCAATCTGGGGCCGTCCTGTCTTGATGCATGCCGCGGTGAGGAGCCACAGAAGCACTGTTATCATAAAAAGTGAGAGAGATTAGTTTTTGAAGTCTTAGATTCACATCAACAGACTTTGAGAGCTTGGAAGAGTTTGTGGGCACCATTTTTCAAAATGAAGAGAGTACCTGGCCATGATCCTCCATTATGGTAACTCCATCTAGTATTTTTAGGATCACATCCCGTCACAATCCGCCATTCATGGCTCTCAATGGCAGGATAGCAAACTTTAAGTGGCATATCTCCAACCAACTCCTCCCAACGTGATTCTATAAGATCCATAATTGCCGTAGCCTGTTCATGTGTCGCTAACGATGAAAGTATTGCAATACAATTGCCTAAACAGAACCAACGGAAATCCATTTTTGAAGGGCCAACATTCCCAATGAAGTAACCTCCAAGCATTGGCATGAAATCGAAAATCCATTCTGGCAGAGAATCAGGCATGACATTGAACTTGTTGACTGCTGTGTGGGAATACTCCTCAGTTTTATATCGATATATATCATTAAGTTGCTTCATATCTAGCCAAAAGTAACTTCTCATGTGATAGCTCAAAGCATGTAGACGCTTAACAATTCTTTCTAAGAATTCCTTCCCTTGAGCATCGTGCTTCAGTAAAACCATGGCGCATCTCAAAGCCATAAAGAAAAGAGTTTGTATCTCGATCGGGTATCCATATACTCCCTACAAGAGCGCATATTTGCAAAGAATTATATAACTGGAGACCCTTAGTACAAAAAGGCGGAAAAATTCACCAGAGAAGAAATTATTGGTCTGATGAAGAAAATGATAAGAAATTGGTTAGTATTATTCATTTTCTTGATTCAATCCAATTGCCATGGGAAAAGGCAGACATGTCAACTATCACCTAAACTAAGAATAAAAgataaaacaataaaagaacTACTAAACTGCCAAATTCAAGATAAACTGGTGCTGTAAGTATGAACGATCTTCTTGAACACTATAATTGAGCTTCATTGATGACGTAATTCCACCAGATTTCATAATATATCCAATGGACAAAAAGCTCATGTCACAATTAGTGACCTTCATTATAAAGCAGAACTGATTATGGGATTCTTCATGAATTCTAAAACAAATGAATATCAGCAAATTGTATGCATGAAAAGAAACGAAGATATGTGGATGATCCCCATGAAACCAGATATTCAAGCCAATAAACATAATTTGCCAATGAAGTTCGTGCTGCTATTGAAGACAATAAATTCTTATAAAACTTAAATGGGGGGACAAAGGTAAAATACTCACAAAACAGACTTAATAAAGATTGGAAACTCACCATTCTACGATCAATCATGCAGCAGCCATCGGCACAAAGGAGTGTTGGAAATGTATCAAATCCTTCTGAGAGGCATAAACTGAGTATCAGACGCATGCCTCGTTGGCATTCAGGCCTCTCAGCCAAGGAAGTGTCTCCAGTAGACTTGGTGTATGCCCTTAGTAAAATGATCCACCAAAAGCCAGAATCAACCGGAGCCACTCTTCCTATTGCACTCTCACCAAAATCTGCTATCAATGTCTCGGTATTCCTGGCCGGATCGTGCAAGACTTTAAAACTAGCTGGCATCACACCTTCCCCAAGTTGGAATCTATCGATTTTTTTCTCCCATGATTGTAGCCTAAGAGTTTTGAGGATAAAATTTTTTACTATTTCAGGTTCTCCGTTCATCAGAAATGCCAGCGCACTAGGAACAAAATCCCTGACAAAAACCTGCACATTCGGAAATTAAGGAAAACCTTAGTAACTGGCGTTGGAGAACTTTTATATGGCTTGTTGCAACCTAGATGATCTTGTTTGTTATATGGTAATGAATAAAACAGGTTATACAGTTTGTCCGTGGTTTTGCTCTAGCCAAATGTGTCATGCTGAACCAGCAAGTAAAATCATGAAATTTAAAGAAATTAAACCTACAAATCCACCATAATATTGCATCTGAGAGTAAACAGTGGGCGTAATCAACAAGAAAGTACCATGGTTTTTGCTGTTCACCTGGTCATAGTTGAGTTTCTCATCAGAATTGTCAAATGCAGCAATCGTTCCAACAGGTTCACCTCGGAAGTACACCAGCGATCGCCTTAGATTTTCCCAAGCCTCTGCTATCATGGGGTTTGGCTCACAGCTCATCCCGAAACCATATTGGGACAGCGGAGTCGCGTATCCGGATCTTTTAACAGGTGAAAATACACTGTCTAAATTGTCAAAAGCTCGATTAAAATTCTCCGCTCTAGAAGGGGGATGAGGCGAAAGTCCCATTGGCATCTCACTGAGTGACCGTTCATCAAATGATCGCTGTCTTTCTAAATTCAAATTTTGTGGCCGCTCGGGTAACtttgaaaaatcaaaatcatccaACTCAACAACACTGCTTGATGAATCAACAGTCTTGATACAACCATTTTGTGATACATCGCAGGAAAGGTTTGACAATCTGGAAAGAGCAGACATTCTTGCAAGCCCTAAATACCTAATTAAAAATTTCCCACTTGCAGATTAAAATTTCAATCCGTAATGTGCATCTATCAAGATCCAGCTAGGTATTACACAAATACGATTGTGTCATCCCCCCACCCCACAAGCACCACACAGACACACAAATATCATTCAGTATCAACTATAAGGACAACTCAAGCAAAACCCATTAACAAAAACCATGTTCCATCTCCAAAACCGAAGACAATTCCTTCTTTTTTATTGCTAACTTTTGATATAAAATTTGATGAGTAAATGATAACAAAGTTAACCTCATTTACTTTGCTTTACTTTTCAGAATGATCCTCAACTATTTTCTTTTGGACCAGTTAATTTCATTTCCTTCATCTTCCTCCGTACGGATACTTTcataaatcatatcataatcataaatcataaacaAGGAAAAGGTATGAAAATCCACAGAATTAAGAAACGGCGAAATAAAACCCACCATCCTATGTAACTCTCAAATCCCCTAGATAGTACCCGTCCGTCTACACATGCATGAATCAAAATCGATAAACTAGAAACACATTAACCCGGGCAAAATGTTTAAAAGCAAGAAAACACATAAACCCACATTAGTCCACAGATAATTTACCTCGTTCGTATCCGATGACGACCCGATTCAGAGAGAGAACAAAAGCAGGCCACAGTGTGCCCGTCGAGAAACCCAAATCGATTCAAAAATGCGAAGAAGGGTATGAAAGATATACGTGAAGAACACGAGGTTGGTCACATCAAGAACCAGAAAACACACATTAATGAGTGTCCCAGTATGTGCGTGCGTAAAAAGCTGTCACACACCACTCACGGAGAGAACATGAAACGTATAGCGAACAAGAAAATGCCGAACGAAATTCGATCTTCCTCGGGTACGAGCGAGTCTGAGGATTGGGAAACAGACGGGCGAAATTGCATTGGGACTCGAGCTCACCAGCAATAATATTGCGTCAGATTGTACACGTGTTCACTTCACAGAGCCCCCAAGAAACTTTACTGCAAATAAACTTTActgcaaatatatatattatatgagaATGTTATatgtataattaaatttatatattaattaatataataaaaaaaatttaatataaaaatttcatttatcaaaatcttATTATAAATTGAATGTAAAATATCGcgatataataataaaatttcattatatatttattgtaaatatcgttATACACAATATATATTGTATCTCTAGCATtattcatattatatatataatacaatgAAGATCTTATTCATTATTATATCgtatagattatttatttatttccttttaattcattcaaataaatTACACTTTTACTAGGTTTAGTTAACAAAGATATGTTTGTAAATATAAGTAAACATTGTTTAGTATTATGATAAGACAAACAAAAAgagttatttatatataatcgAGACTTTCATATctgttggaatttaatttattactgTTTAAGAGACTTAACGAATTATCAAGATATCCTTGATATTTCCCAAAAAGgcatttgttatgaa
It encodes:
- the LOC140890747 gene encoding 5'-methylthioadenosine nucleosidase-like, which produces MAPPHDEKAEIEVHEDSISQSPISNVLLVIAMQTEASPLVNKFQLTEDLDSVFPKGVPWVRYHGKYKDLSISIVCPGKDNTLGVDGVGTVSASLLTYASVQALQPDIIINAGTAGGFKAKGACIGDVFLISDVAFHDRRIPIPVFDLYGVGSRQAFYTPNLAKELNLKVGKLSTGDSLDMSAADEAAILANDATVKDMEGAAVAYVADLLKVPVIFLKAVTDIIDGDKPTAEEFLQNLAAVTLALDQTVTQVVDFINGKSFSEI
- the LOC140887329 gene encoding probable alkaline/neutral invertase B; translated protein: MSALSRLSNLSCDVSQNGCIKTVDSSSSVVELDDFDFSKLPERPQNLNLERQRSFDERSLSEMPMGLSPHPPSRAENFNRAFDNLDSVFSPVKRSGYATPLSQYGFGMSCEPNPMIAEAWENLRRSLVYFRGEPVGTIAAFDNSDEKLNYDQVFVRDFVPSALAFLMNGEPEIVKNFILKTLRLQSWEKKIDRFQLGEGVMPASFKVLHDPARNTETLIADFGESAIGRVAPVDSGFWWIILLRAYTKSTGDTSLAERPECQRGMRLILSLCLSEGFDTFPTLLCADGCCMIDRRMGVYGYPIEIQTLFFMALRCAMVLLKHDAQGKEFLERIVKRLHALSYHMRSYFWLDMKQLNDIYRYKTEEYSHTAVNKFNVMPDSLPEWIFDFMPMLGGYFIGNVGPSKMDFRWFCLGNCIAILSSLATHEQATAIMDLIESRWEELVGDMPLKVCYPAIESHEWRIVTGCDPKNTRWSYHNGGSWPVLLWLLTAACIKTGRPQIARRAIERVESRLSKDGWPEYYDGKHGRYIGKQARKYQTWSIAGYLVAKMMIEDPSHLGMIALEEDKHLKQPVLKRSASWTT
- the LOC140887794 gene encoding uncharacterized protein, which gives rise to MKPTRRPIKAVSSWVRRQPPKVKAFLAVVSGMVALVLLRAIVHDHDNLFVAAEAVHSIGILVLIYKLMKEKTCAGISLKSQELTAIFLAVRLYCSFVMEYDIHTVLDLATLATTLWVIYMIRFKLKSSYMEQKDNLALYYVLLPCAVLALVVHPSTSHLFANRIAWAFCVYLEAVSVLPQLRVMQNTKIVEPFTAHYVFALGVARFLSCAHWVLQVLDSRGHLLVALGYGLWPSMVLISEVVQTFILADFCYYYVKSALGGQLLLHLPSGVV